In the Bacillus amyloliquefaciens DSM 7 = ATCC 23350 genome, CGAAAATTGACAAATCCATTGCTGATCTGAAGAAAAAGACAAGCAGCACGGATAAAAACGGTTTAGTGGTGATGGCGAACGACGGGAAAATCAGCGCGTTCGGATCTAAATCAAGATACGGCTTCATTCATGATGTGTTCGGCGTCAAACCGGCTGACAAAAACATCGAAGCATCACTGCACGGACAAAGCATTTCCTATGAATATATCGCCAAAACAAACCCTGATTACTTGTTTGTCGTTGACCGCGGAACAGCGATCGGCTCAAAATCTTCAACAAAACAAGTGGTTGAAAATGATTATGTGAAATCGGTGAAAGCCGTGAAAAACAACCATGTTGTATACCTTGACTCAGCTACATGGTACTTATCAGGAGGCGGCCTGGAATCCATGGCGCAAATGGTGAAAGAAGTAAAAAACGGAATTGAGAAGTAAAAAAGAACCCGGTCACACAAGTGATCGGGTTCTTTTTCGTTTAGCGCGTGACGGCCTGCTGCTGCTCGGGCTGACTTGGTTTTTTCTTCAAAGTAAAAGATAGCAGGAATCCGGCCAGCGCGATGCAGGCAGCTACGACAAATGCCGCATTCATGCCGTGCAGGGCGGCGTTTGCCGGAGACGACGCATTTGCGTGCGCGGCCTGGCTGCTCATAACGGAAACAAGCAGCGCCGTACCGATAGAACCGCCGACTTGGCGGACGGTATTGTTCATGGCTGTTCCGTGCGGGATTAAGTGGCGCGGCAGGGCGTTGATTCCCGCTGTCGTCACCGGCATCATAATCATGGCTGTTCCTAAAAGCCGCGCGGTGTAAACGACGACAATCCAAATGAGAGAAGTCGAGTCTGTCAGATTCATAAACGGCAGGGACGTGAGCAGGATAATGAAGAATCCGGTCATCGCAAGGCCCTTTCCGCCGATTTTATCAAAAATCCGGCCGATAAACGGAGACATCATTCCCATCACAATTGCGCCCGGCAAAAGCATTAATCCGGTATCAAACGCGGATACGCCGCGGACCTTTTGCGTGTAGAGCGGAAGAATGGTTTCCGTACCGATCAGCAGCGCGAAAACAAGCGTGCCGAGCAGGGTGGTCAGGCTGAAAATCCCGAAGGAAAACACGCGGAATTCCAGCATCGGTTTTTTGAGCTTGATCTGTCTTGCGATAAAGAAAATCAGCGCGACCGCTCCGACAAGCAGCGAGGTCAGCACTTCAGTACTGGTCCATCCTGATGAGCCGGCGCTTGAGAAACCGTAAAGCAGACCGCCGAATCCGAGTGTCGATAAGATCACGGATAAAATATCAATCTGTGTTTTTCGTAATGTCGTGACGTTTTTCATCAGAATAATTGCTAAAAGCAAATCGATGACTGCGATCGGAAAGATAATATAAAACAAAGACCGCCAAGAGAATGCTTCGACCGCCCATCCGGAAAGCGTCGGGCCGATCGCCGGCGCGAACGAAATAACCAAGCCGACCATTCCCATCGCGCGGCCGCGTTTTTCCATTGGGAAAATCGTGAGAAATACCGTCTGCATGAGCGGCAGCATAATTCCGGCACCGGCCGCCTGGATAATCCGGGCCGTTAATAATACCGGAAAGTTCGGGGCGAATGCGCCGACAATGGTGCCCGCTGTGAAAATACTCATGGCGGAAATCAAGAGGGTGCGGCTGGTGAATTTCTCTATTAAAAATGCGGAAATCGGAATCAAAATCCCGTTTGTCAGCATAAACGACGTTGTCAGCCATTGCGCTTTGTTGGCGTCTATATTGAAGTCATTCATAATATGAGGCAGCGCCGTGATAAGCAGTGTCTGGTTCAAAATGGCGACGAACGCTCCCGCCAAAAGAATCCCGACAATGACAGAGCGGTTGTATGGTGCAGTTTCAATACTCTTATTCAAGCTGATTCCTTCTTTCTTTATAGTTTGAGCAATGTTTTAACGGCTGCAAGCGGCTGGTGCAGCGGTCCGGCCTGTTCCAAATAACCGATGAGCGCTTTTAAGAGGAAATCCCGCGGCTGTTTGTCCGCTGATTCTTTCTCCAGCATGGATGCCGCGGAGGCGAGCCCTGCGGCATCGTATTTTTCCTCCGGAAGAGCTGAGACGGCTTCTTTCAGCTCTTTCAGGCTTTCAGCCAGCAATACGGTTTTGCCTTTCGGCTCAAATGAGGAAGCGGAGGCGATATAAAGGTCAATCATCTCCTGAGGCAAAGCGGTTTCGGTTTTCCTGTTTTCAACGATGAGATTGAGGTGGCGGATGATAAACTCCGTGAGCGGCTCCAGGGCGAGCGGTTCTTTTTCCAGCTTAATCAGCGTGATGCATTCTCTCAAAAGCCCCTGAAGGACAATAACCAGCTCCCATACATAAGGAATGATCTCTTCGCCGTACGTCTGAATCAGTGAATCTCGATGCCAGCAGATAAAGATGGAGCGGGCCCTGTGAATATGCCGTTTTACCCGTTCATTAATAGAGGAAGGGCTTCCGTACATCAGCATGTTAAAGAACTGCTGATTGCGCCTGAAACCCTCAAGCTCAGCCATCAGTTTTTTGGCAAACCGTTCTTCAGGGGACAGGCTTGTTTCTTCATTTAATAATGAGGCAGCCGCTACCATCTGTTTCTGGTTAAAATCAAGCAGCTCCAAGAGCAGATCTTCCTTTGATTCAAACAGCTTATATAAAGATGCTTTGGAGACTTTGCACTCCTCGGCAATCGCCTGCATCGAAACCGACGAAAAACTTTTCTCAGAAAAAAGCTTTCTTGCCGCCAGCAGAATATCCGTTTTCTTATCATTCATAAGCCCAGATTCCTTCTTTCGTCACAATAGAAAACCCATCGGTTCACAGAAAACCAATGAGTATATGATGAAAATATTAACAAAAATTTTTACACAGTGTCAACGCTTTTGTTTGCGAAAAAGAAAAAGCCTGCCGGAGTGTTTCCGGCAGGCTGATGCGCTTATTTATCCGTCTTAAACCCTTGTTTTTCAAGCATTTCACGAATGTGAGGATAATAAAGCTGTTTATAGTAGGAGGTGATGCCTTGTGACCAGTTTCTTGTTTCCTGTCCGCCGGTGCGGTTTTGCATGTATTCGGACATCTGCTTGTCATAGGCCTCAATATGTGTTCTTAAACCTTCCTCTTGATACGTTTCATGATGAAGAACGGCTGCTTGCGGCAGACGCGGTTTTTTCGCGGAGCGGTCTGCCGGATGGCCGATGACGAGACCGGAAACCGGGAAAACGTATTTCGGAAGTTTCAGCAATTCAATCAGTTCATCCGGCTTGCCGCGCACGGCGCCGATCGGCACAGTGCCGAGTCCCATTGATTCAGCCGCAGCTGTTGCCGTACCGAGCGCAATCCCGACATCAACGGCTCCGACAAGAACGGACTCTAAACCGTTCGTTACCTCAAGCGGTGTATCATTATATTCTTCAAGCGCAATTTTGGCACGGTTAAAATCAGCGCAGAATAATAAGAAAACCGGCGCTTGGTCAATCCACGGCTGGCCGCCAGCCAATTCGGATATTTTTTTCTTTCGTTCTTTATCCTTCACCGCAATAACGGTAAATTGCTGGCCGTTAATGGAGGTCGGCGCTGCTTGAGCCGCTTGGATGATAAGATCCAGCTGTTCATCTGATACGGGCTCATCGGTGTAGCTCCGGATGGAACGGTGGTCTGTTAATATTTGAAGGACTTCGTTCATGTCATTCATCCTTTCGTTACTCTGATAGCTCTGTGCGTACGACATCAAGCGGCGCACTCAGCAGGTCTTTGGCTTTTGCCACGAATCCTTGGAAATGGTCAGTGGCGTTGTGGGATTTCATCGCTTCTTCATCTTTCCATTGCTCAAGCATGACGAAAGTATTTTCCTCACCGATCTTTTCGAAAAGGTCGTATTGCACATTTCCTTCTTCCGCGCGTGAATGCTGAACAAGTGATTGCGCTTCTCCTAAAAATTCCTCGCGTTTATCCGCTTTTACTTTCATGTAGGCCTGTAAAACGATCATTGTTATTCCTCCTGATTGGGTTTATTTGTTATAGTTCGAATATTATCGAACTAACTGTAACATGTATCGCCGCGCAAGGTAAAGAAAAAACCCTTACGGCCTAAATTGTCACCCGCCGCTTATATGTGTTACATTTGACTCATGAACATTCCAAACCATCCTGAAACCGCCCGCTTACAGCTGACAAAGGTTCTTCATGCTCTGAGTGATCCGCTCCGTTTAGAGCTGGTCAAACAGTTGGCGGAAACAACAGAAAAAACGTGCAGCACATGTGCTGATGTCCGGGTCGCCAAATCAACGCTGTCCCATCACTTCAAAGTGCTGCGGGAGGCGGGGGTCGCCCAAGTGCGCATAGACGGAAAGCACCGTTATTATTCCCTGCGCAAAGATGATTTACAAGAGGCGTTTCCCGGCCTGCTGGAGGCGATTTTACAGACAGAGCCGGACCGCTGGTAACTAAATCCCCGAATTCCGGGGGTTTTTTTATGCGCCGAAAACCGCCCGGTACAGCCTTGTAACGCCTTCTTGAATCTCTTTCTCCTTCAGACGGGCGAATCCCAGGATGAGCTGAGGTTTGTTTGATTCGCCGCCCGCTTTCAGGCGGAACCGGCTCATCGCAAACAGGTCGAGCTGTTCCGCATCCGCCCGTGCCAATATCTCTTTTTCTGAACGGGGGCAGTCAAACTCAATGACAAAATGAAGGCCCGCATTGGCGCCCTTTACATTGATTCTTTCTCCGAATGTTTCTTCCAGGGCCGAAATGAGACGCTCACGCATGTTCTTATAATGCTGCTTCATCTTCTTAATATGTTTCTGATATTCACCTGAATCGATAAATTCTTTAAGCGCCAGCTGGCCAAGCGTGCTGCACGTATGCAGGTCATACGTTCTTTCTTTGAACGCCCGCAAAAGTCCGGGCGGCAGAACCATGTAGCTGATGCGCAGGCCGGGGAAAAGGGATTTTGAAAAGGTCCCCATGTAGATGACGTTTTGAAACCGGTCAAGGCTTTGAAGCGCCGGTATCGTGTCGGCGTCATATTTAAATTCACTGTCATAGTCATCTTCTATAATGAAGCGGCCGTCCTGTTCGGCGGCCCAGTTTAAAAGCTGAATCCGCCGGGAAGCGGGCATGATCACACCTGAGGGAAATTGATGGGACGGCGTGGTGATCAATACACAGGGCCGCTGCTTTTCGATTTCGGCCATAGACATGCCTTTTTCATCAAGGCTGACCGTCGCCGTCTTTTTCCCGAGGTTTTGCAGCAGCCGGTACATCCTCATATATCCCGGGTTCTCCATGGCGTACAGCGCGTCTTTTGGCAGCAGTTCCGTCAGCAGCTGCATCAGCATTTGCGTACCCGCCCCGAGCACGATTTGCTCCGGCCGGCATGTGACGCCCCTTGTCAGAGAAATAAGCCTTGAGATTGTTTCCCGGACTTCATATAAGCCTTGCGGATGGACGAGTTCACCAAGCGTATGAAATGAACGGGCGGCTGCTTTCTGCTCACAGCGAAACCAGCTTTTCAGGGGGAAATGAGCCGTATCCACGCTCATATGTGAAAACGAAATCCAGCCGCTTTTGTCCGGTTCCCGTTCTCTCAAATCGTCAGGCAATAAGAGCGACGGCGCTTCTTCGTGATAAAACGTATCAATTTCCTCAACGAAAAAGCCTTTTCTTTCGACTGCATATAAATAACCTTCCGAAAGCAGCTGCTGATAAGCCGAATTCACTGAATTCACGCTGACCTTCAGCGTCTCGGCAAGCTCCCGTTTAGACGGCACCTTTGTGTGAGGCATCAGGCTGCGCTTCAAAACGGCCGCTTTTACGTGCTGGTAGATCTGCTGATAGATATAATCCGCCGTTTCCGAATGATCAATGGAAATTGTCAGCATACAGACCCTGACCCCTTTCTGATACCATGGATAAATTGATTTTGGTACTTTTCATCATACCAAAAAGAAGTCAGAATGATAAGAAAACAATGCAGGGGGATGAAATCTATGAGTCAAACAGTATCATCTGAAGTGACAACTGCCCAGTGGCAGCAAAAACGGGATCAATTTGTTTCCAATGGGGTCGGCAACGGAAACCGCAGTATGGCGGTAAAAGGCGAAGGGGCGCTTTTATACGATTTGGACGGCAGACGATTCATTGATTTTGCCGGAGCGATCGGAACGCTGAATGTCGGCCATTCCCATCCGAAGGTGGTGGAGGCCGTGAAGAAACAGGCGGAGGCTCTCATTCACCCGGGATTTAACGTCATGATGTATCCGTCTTATATTGAGCTGGCCGAAAAACTCTGCGCCATTGCGCCGGGAGATCATGCGAAAAAAGCGATTTTTCTCAACTCCGGAGCGGAAGCGGTGGAAAACGCCGTGAAAATCGCCAGAAAATATACGAAGCGCCAGGCTGTCGTCTCATTCACAAGAGGGTTTCACGGCCGCACGAACATGACGATGAGCATGACGAGCAAGGTAAAGCCTTATAAATTCGGATTCGGCCCGTTTGCCTCAGAGGTGTATCAGGCGCCGTTTCCTTACTATTATCAAAAGCCGGCCGGCATGAGCAATGAGCAGTATGACGACTTTATCATCAGCGCTTTTGATGATTTCTTTATCGCCGCAGTTGCGCCGGAAACCGTGGCCTGTGTCGTCATGGAACCGGTTCAGGGAGAAGGCGGTTTTATCATTCCTTCAAAACGTTTCGTGCAGCACGTCGCCGCTTTTTGTAAAAAACACGGCATCGTTTTTGTGGCGGATGAGATTCAGACCGGGTTTGCCAGAACGGGAACGTATTTTGCGATCGAGCATTTCGGAGCCGTTCCTGATTTGATTACCGTATCTAAATCACTCGCGGCCGGATTGCCGCTGAGCGGCGTCATCGGCCGGGCGGAAATGCTTGATGCCGCCGCGCCGGGGGAACTTGGCGGCACATATGCGGGAAGCCCTCTCGGCTGTGCGGCTGCGCTTGCCGTCTTGGACATTATTGAAGAAGAAGGGCTTAATCAGCGCTCCGAGGAGATCGGCCGCATCATTGAGCATCAGGCGCTCGAATGGAAAAAAGAGCATGCCTGTATCGGAGAAGTGCGCAGACTCGGCGCGATGGCGGCCATCGAAATTGTCAAAGATCCGGACACGCGAGAACCGGACAAAGCAAAAGCCGCGGCTGTCGCAAAAGCGGCGAATGAGAATGGGCTGCTGCTATTGACGGCAGGCATTAACGGCAACATTATCAGATTTCTGACGCCGCTTGTCGTGACGGATGAACAGCTCAAAGAAGGCCTTTCCATTATCGAAGCCGCTTTGTGAGTTCAATTATTGGAATGCCGGCGGATGGGTCTGCTATCATGAGAGTGTGAGATACATCAATAAGCATTCAATGGTTTTACTATAGCAGAGAAAGGAATGTTCAATATGCCAGAACAATTAACAGTTTACAACCCGGCAACGGGAGAGGCGATCGAAAGCATCCCTCAGCAGACGGCCGAAGATGTTGAAAAAGCGATTGAACGTTCACACAAAGCGTTTCAATCATGGTCCAAAACATCAGCGGGAGAACGTGCTTCCCTTTTGAAAAAATGGTATGAGCTGATTGTTGAAAATAAAGAAGAACTTGCGGAATTAATTACGAAGGAAAACGGTAAACCGTATGAAGAAGCGGTCGGAGAAGTTTTATACGGCGCCGGCTATATTGAATGGTTTGCCGAAGAAGCAAAACGGATTTACGGCAGAACCGTACCTGCGCCGACTACGGGCAAACGGATTGTCGTCACCCGTCAGGCGGTCGGCCCGGTAGCGGCGATCACGCCGTGGAATTTCCCGAATGCGATGATCACCCGAAAAGCCGCGCCGGCTTTGGCGGCAGGCTGTACATTCATCATCAAGCCGGCGGAAGATACGCCGCTTTCCGCTTACGCCCTTGCGCGTCTCGCATTTGAAGCGGGAATTCCGGAGGACGTGCTGCAAGTGGTGATCGGTGACGGAGCCGAAATCGGAAACGTCTTTACCAGCAGTCCGAAAATCCGCAAAATTACTTTCACCGGCTCAACGCCTGTCGGCAAAATCCTGATGAAAAACAGTGCCGACACCGTCAAACATATGTCGATGGAGCTTGGCGGACATGCGCCGCTGATCGTGGATGAAGACGCTGATCTTGATCTGGCGGTAGCCCAAACAATGGCCTCTAAATTCAGAAATGCCGGCCAAACCTGCGTCTGTGCGAACCGCCTGATCGTTCACGAATCCGTGAAAGACGAGTTTGCGAAAAAACTGAGTGAAGAAGCTGCGAAACTCAAAGTCGGAAACGGTCTTGAAAAAGGCGTAAACGTTGGTCCCGTCATCAACAAAAAAGGCTTCGATAAAATCGTCGGCCAAATTAATGACGCCGTGGAAAAAGGCGCGAAAGTGCTGACGGGCGGAACGTATGACCAAAACGATGAAAAAGGATGCTATTTCGTTACGCCGACCGTGCTGTCAAATGTAGACACATCCATGAACATCATGCATGAAGAAACATTCGGTCCGGTTGCGCCGATCGTTACGTTCTCAGATATCGATGAAGCGATCAAGCTTGCGAACGATACGCCGTTCGGGCTTGCGGCTTATTTCTTCACAGAAAACTACCGCCGCGGCATCTATATTTCTGAACAGCTTGAATACGGCATCATCGGCTGGAACGACGGCGGTCCGTCCGCGGTTCAAGCGCCGTTCGGCGGAATGAAAGAAAGCGGCATCGGCCGAGAAGGCGGTACGGAAGGCATTGAGCCGTATCTCGAAACCAAATACATGTCAATCGGACTTTAATAGCTGAAAGAGAGCCCCTGCTTCTAAGCGGGGGCTTTTTTAATTGAGCAGTCTGCCGGTGAAATCGCCGGCAGGCTTTTTTGATCTCATGGGAATAATCGGTTCGATTCCAGACAAAATAACAGCAAATACGATTGAAAGAAGGTCGCCATCATGGATATATTACTGGCTCTTCTCCCGGCTTTGTTCTGGGGGAGCATCGTGTTATTTAACGTCAAATTAGGCGGCGGGCCTTACAGTCAGACACTGGGAACGACAATCGGGGCGCTCATCGTTTCGTTTGTGTTATATCTGTTTGTCCACCCGGTGCTGTCTGTGCGGATCTTTATTGTCGGCATCGTATCGGGGCTGTTTTGGTCGCTCGGCCAAAGCAATCAGCTGAAAAGCATACAGCTGATGGGCGTTTCGAAAACCATGCCGATTTCGACGGGAATGCAGCTCGTCTCGACTTCTTTATTCGGCGTGATCGTATTCAAGGAATGGTCAACTCCTATCGCGATTACACTGGGTATTCTCGCCCTTATTTTTATCATCGTCGGTATTGTGCTCACATCTTTAGAAGATAAAAAGGGGCGGGCGGACGGAGAACCGGGAAAC is a window encoding:
- a CDS encoding MDR family MFS transporter; this translates as MNKSIETAPYNRSVIVGILLAGAFVAILNQTLLITALPHIMNDFNIDANKAQWLTTSFMLTNGILIPISAFLIEKFTSRTLLISAMSIFTAGTIVGAFAPNFPVLLTARIIQAAGAGIMLPLMQTVFLTIFPMEKRGRAMGMVGLVISFAPAIGPTLSGWAVEAFSWRSLFYIIFPIAVIDLLLAIILMKNVTTLRKTQIDILSVILSTLGFGGLLYGFSSAGSSGWTSTEVLTSLLVGAVALIFFIARQIKLKKPMLEFRVFSFGIFSLTTLLGTLVFALLIGTETILPLYTQKVRGVSAFDTGLMLLPGAIVMGMMSPFIGRIFDKIGGKGLAMTGFFIILLTSLPFMNLTDSTSLIWIVVVYTARLLGTAMIMMPVTTAGINALPRHLIPHGTAMNNTVRQVGGSIGTALLVSVMSSQAAHANASSPANAALHGMNAAFVVAACIALAGFLLSFTLKKKPSQPEQQQAVTR
- a CDS encoding TetR/AcrR family transcriptional regulator, whose translation is MNDKKTDILLAARKLFSEKSFSSVSMQAIAEECKVSKASLYKLFESKEDLLLELLDFNQKQMVAAASLLNEETSLSPEERFAKKLMAELEGFRRNQQFFNMLMYGSPSSINERVKRHIHRARSIFICWHRDSLIQTYGEEIIPYVWELVIVLQGLLRECITLIKLEKEPLALEPLTEFIIRHLNLIVENRKTETALPQEMIDLYIASASSFEPKGKTVLLAESLKELKEAVSALPEEKYDAAGLASAASMLEKESADKQPRDFLLKALIGYLEQAGPLHQPLAAVKTLLKL
- a CDS encoding ArsR/SmtB family transcription factor — protein: MNIPNHPETARLQLTKVLHALSDPLRLELVKQLAETTEKTCSTCADVRVAKSTLSHHFKVLREAGVAQVRIDGKHRYYSLRKDDLQEAFPGLLEAILQTEPDRW
- a CDS encoding putative quinol monooxygenase, with the translated sequence MIVLQAYMKVKADKREEFLGEAQSLVQHSRAEEGNVQYDLFEKIGEENTFVMLEQWKDEEAMKSHNATDHFQGFVAKAKDLLSAPLDVVRTELSE
- the gabT gene encoding 4-aminobutyrate--2-oxoglutarate transaminase, translating into MSQTVSSEVTTAQWQQKRDQFVSNGVGNGNRSMAVKGEGALLYDLDGRRFIDFAGAIGTLNVGHSHPKVVEAVKKQAEALIHPGFNVMMYPSYIELAEKLCAIAPGDHAKKAIFLNSGAEAVENAVKIARKYTKRQAVVSFTRGFHGRTNMTMSMTSKVKPYKFGFGPFASEVYQAPFPYYYQKPAGMSNEQYDDFIISAFDDFFIAAVAPETVACVVMEPVQGEGGFIIPSKRFVQHVAAFCKKHGIVFVADEIQTGFARTGTYFAIEHFGAVPDLITVSKSLAAGLPLSGVIGRAEMLDAAAPGELGGTYAGSPLGCAAALAVLDIIEEEGLNQRSEEIGRIIEHQALEWKKEHACIGEVRRLGAMAAIEIVKDPDTREPDKAKAAAVAKAANENGLLLLTAGINGNIIRFLTPLVVTDEQLKEGLSIIEAAL
- the nfsA gene encoding oxygen-insensitive NADPH nitroreductase, which encodes MNEVLQILTDHRSIRSYTDEPVSDEQLDLIIQAAQAAPTSINGQQFTVIAVKDKERKKKISELAGGQPWIDQAPVFLLFCADFNRAKIALEEYNDTPLEVTNGLESVLVGAVDVGIALGTATAAAESMGLGTVPIGAVRGKPDELIELLKLPKYVFPVSGLVIGHPADRSAKKPRLPQAAVLHHETYQEEGLRTHIEAYDKQMSEYMQNRTGGQETRNWSQGITSYYKQLYYPHIREMLEKQGFKTDK
- a CDS encoding PLP-dependent aminotransferase family protein; translation: MLTISIDHSETADYIYQQIYQHVKAAVLKRSLMPHTKVPSKRELAETLKVSVNSVNSAYQQLLSEGYLYAVERKGFFVEEIDTFYHEEAPSLLLPDDLREREPDKSGWISFSHMSVDTAHFPLKSWFRCEQKAAARSFHTLGELVHPQGLYEVRETISRLISLTRGVTCRPEQIVLGAGTQMLMQLLTELLPKDALYAMENPGYMRMYRLLQNLGKKTATVSLDEKGMSMAEIEKQRPCVLITTPSHQFPSGVIMPASRRIQLLNWAAEQDGRFIIEDDYDSEFKYDADTIPALQSLDRFQNVIYMGTFSKSLFPGLRISYMVLPPGLLRAFKERTYDLHTCSTLGQLALKEFIDSGEYQKHIKKMKQHYKNMRERLISALEETFGERINVKGANAGLHFVIEFDCPRSEKEILARADAEQLDLFAMSRFRLKAGGESNKPQLILGFARLKEKEIQEGVTRLYRAVFGA
- the gabD gene encoding succinate-semialdehyde dehydrogenase, with translation MPEQLTVYNPATGEAIESIPQQTAEDVEKAIERSHKAFQSWSKTSAGERASLLKKWYELIVENKEELAELITKENGKPYEEAVGEVLYGAGYIEWFAEEAKRIYGRTVPAPTTGKRIVVTRQAVGPVAAITPWNFPNAMITRKAAPALAAGCTFIIKPAEDTPLSAYALARLAFEAGIPEDVLQVVIGDGAEIGNVFTSSPKIRKITFTGSTPVGKILMKNSADTVKHMSMELGGHAPLIVDEDADLDLAVAQTMASKFRNAGQTCVCANRLIVHESVKDEFAKKLSEEAAKLKVGNGLEKGVNVGPVINKKGFDKIVGQINDAVEKGAKVLTGGTYDQNDEKGCYFVTPTVLSNVDTSMNIMHEETFGPVAPIVTFSDIDEAIKLANDTPFGLAAYFFTENYRRGIYISEQLEYGIIGWNDGGPSAVQAPFGGMKESGIGREGGTEGIEPYLETKYMSIGL
- a CDS encoding RhaT/GlcU family sugar-proton symporter → MDILLALLPALFWGSIVLFNVKLGGGPYSQTLGTTIGALIVSFVLYLFVHPVLSVRIFIVGIVSGLFWSLGQSNQLKSIQLMGVSKTMPISTGMQLVSTSLFGVIVFKEWSTPIAITLGILALIFIIVGIVLTSLEDKKGRADGEPGNLKKGIVILLISTLGYLVYVVVARLFGVSGWSALLPQAIGMVIGGLLLTYKHKPFNKYALRNILPGIIWALGNMFLFISQPRVGVATSFSLSQMGIVISTLGGIFILRESKTKRQLVAIAIGIILIIVAAVFLGVAKSNS